In the Gopherus flavomarginatus isolate rGopFla2 chromosome 6, rGopFla2.mat.asm, whole genome shotgun sequence genome, one interval contains:
- the POLL gene encoding DNA polymerase lambda isoform X1, with protein MEPRGIVKAFPKRKKMRDDSERKVPPKVPKEEETGSIEEWLKPITAYVLPAGIGRARAEIFHTQIVQKGGRVRSQLSSEVTHIIVAEDMDCDRAFRLLRLARLPLGIQLVKAAWLSLCIREQKLLDTAGYSIFIPDRYLEEGDLQKGEQQLLGSETVQPQPGKEALKLKAEAQTGAILPQGPAQEQSLQTQRVSDDEGSEGEETNVTQGDLEALISGRCPDTSSGPSSGSCATVPPAAGKWVCAQSSDSKKENHNWHITEKLEVLGKAYTVQGDKWRALGYSKAISALKSYHKPVTSYQEACKIPGIGKRMAEKILEILESGHLRKLDHISESVAVLEIFSNIWGAGVTRAQLWYQQGFRTLDDIRTKAPLTRQQAVGLKHYEDFLERMPREEAAEIEQTVREAAWSLNPGLVCVACGSYRRGKATCGDVDVLVTHPDGQSHRGVFGKLLDSLRRSGFLTDDLVSQEDSSNQKYLGVCRLPGQGRRHRRLDIIVVPHAEFACALLYFTGSAYFNRSMRALAKTRGMSLSEHALHTAVVRAPGGRKLGPGLVLPTPTERDVFTLLGLPYREPTERDW; from the exons ATGGAGCCCAGGGGAATCGTCAAAGCCTTTCCAAAAAGGAAGAAGATGAGGGATGACTCAGAGAGGAAGGTCCCTCCAAAGGTCCCGAAAGAGGAGGAAACGGGGAGCATTGAAG AGTGGCTGAAGCCGATCACAGCCTACGTGCTGCCAGCGGGCATCGGGCGGGCCAGGGCAGAGATCTTTCACACGCAGATTGTCCAGAAGGGGGGTCGCGTCCGCAGCCAGCTCTCCTCAGAGGTGACACACATCATAGTGGCGGAAGACATGGACTGCGACCGGGCCTTTCGCCtcctgagactggccaggcttcccCTAGGGATCCAGCTCGTGAAGGCAGCCTGGCTGAGCTTGTGCATTAGAGAGCAGAAGCTGCTGGATACCGCTGGGTACAGCATCTTCATCCCAGACAG GTACCTGGAGGAGGGGGATCTGCAGAAGGGGGAACAGCAGCTCTTGGGCAGTGAGACTGTCCAACCCCAGCCAGGGAAGGAAGCACTGAAGCTGAAGGCTGAAGCACAGACAGGAGCCATATTGCCTCAGGGCCCAGCCCAGGAGCAAAGCCTTCAAACCCAG AGGGTCTCTGATGATGAAGGCAGCGAAGGGGAAGAGACCAACGTCACCCAGGGAGACCTGGAAGCACTAATTTCAGGACGTTGCCCGGACACCTCATCGGGGCCGTCCAGTGGCAGCTGTGCCACAGTGCCCCCAGCTGCTGGCAAGTGGGTTTGTGCTCAGTCCTCTGACAGCAAGAAAGAGAATCACAACTGGCACATCACAGAGAAGCTGGAAGTGCTGGGAAAAGCCTACACTGTCCAGGGGGACAAGTGGAGGGCTCTGGGCTACTCCAAAGCCATCAGTGCGCTCAAGAGCTACCACAAACCAGTCACCTCTTACCAG GAAGCCTGTAAGATTCCTGGGATCGGGAAGCGGATGGCGGAGAAGATCCTGGAGATCTTGGAGAGCGGCCACCTGCGGAAGCTGGACCACATCAGCGAGAGTGTGGCAGTGCTGGAGATCTTCTCCAACATCTGGGGAGCAGGAGTCACGAGAGCCCAGCTATGGTACCAACAG GGCTTCCGGACCCTGGACGATATCCGCACCAAGGCTCCGCTGACCCGCCAGCAGGCCGTAGGGTTGAAGCACTACGAAGACTTCCTGGAGCGTATGCCGCGAGAGGAGGCTGCCGAAATAGAACAGACT GTGCGAGAAGCAGCCTGGTCGCTGAACCCCGGGCTGGTGTGTGTGGCGTGTGGCTCGTACCGACGGGGGAAGGCCACGTGCGGCGACGTGGACGTCCTGGTTACCCACCCTGACGGGCAGTCTCACCGCGGCGTCTTCGGCAAGCTGCTTGACAGCCTCCGGCGGAGCG GTTTCCTCACCGACGACCTGGTGAGCCAAGAAGACAGCAGCAACCAGAAGTACCTGGGCGTGTGCCGGCTgcctgggcagggccggcgccACCGGCGCCTCGACATCATCGTGGTGCCCCATGCCGAGTTCGCCTGCGCCCTCCTGTACTTCACCGGCTCGGCCTACTTCAACCGCTCCATGCGAGCGCTGGCCAAGACCAGGGGCATGAGCCTGTCGGAGCACGCACTCCACACGGCCGTGGTGCGCGCCCCTGGCGGCCGCAAGCTGGGGCCTGGCCTCGTCCTGCCCACCCCCACCGAGAGAGACGTCTTCACGCTGCTGGGGCTGCCGTACCGGGAGCCCACCGAGCGGGACTGGTGA
- the POLL gene encoding DNA polymerase lambda isoform X2, giving the protein MEPRGIVKAFPKRKKMRDDSERKVPPKVPKEEETGSIEEWLKPITAYVLPAGIGRARAEIFHTQIVQKGGRVRSQLSSEVTHIIVAEDMDCDRAFRLLRLARLPLGIQLVKAAWLSLCIREQKLLDTAGYSIFIPDRYLEEGDLQKGEQQLLGSETVQPQPGKEALKLKAEAQTGAILPQGPAQEQSLQTQEACKIPGIGKRMAEKILEILESGHLRKLDHISESVAVLEIFSNIWGAGVTRAQLWYQQGFRTLDDIRTKAPLTRQQAVGLKHYEDFLERMPREEAAEIEQTVREAAWSLNPGLVCVACGSYRRGKATCGDVDVLVTHPDGQSHRGVFGKLLDSLRRSGFLTDDLVSQEDSSNQKYLGVCRLPGQGRRHRRLDIIVVPHAEFACALLYFTGSAYFNRSMRALAKTRGMSLSEHALHTAVVRAPGGRKLGPGLVLPTPTERDVFTLLGLPYREPTERDW; this is encoded by the exons ATGGAGCCCAGGGGAATCGTCAAAGCCTTTCCAAAAAGGAAGAAGATGAGGGATGACTCAGAGAGGAAGGTCCCTCCAAAGGTCCCGAAAGAGGAGGAAACGGGGAGCATTGAAG AGTGGCTGAAGCCGATCACAGCCTACGTGCTGCCAGCGGGCATCGGGCGGGCCAGGGCAGAGATCTTTCACACGCAGATTGTCCAGAAGGGGGGTCGCGTCCGCAGCCAGCTCTCCTCAGAGGTGACACACATCATAGTGGCGGAAGACATGGACTGCGACCGGGCCTTTCGCCtcctgagactggccaggcttcccCTAGGGATCCAGCTCGTGAAGGCAGCCTGGCTGAGCTTGTGCATTAGAGAGCAGAAGCTGCTGGATACCGCTGGGTACAGCATCTTCATCCCAGACAG GTACCTGGAGGAGGGGGATCTGCAGAAGGGGGAACAGCAGCTCTTGGGCAGTGAGACTGTCCAACCCCAGCCAGGGAAGGAAGCACTGAAGCTGAAGGCTGAAGCACAGACAGGAGCCATATTGCCTCAGGGCCCAGCCCAGGAGCAAAGCCTTCAAACCCAG GAAGCCTGTAAGATTCCTGGGATCGGGAAGCGGATGGCGGAGAAGATCCTGGAGATCTTGGAGAGCGGCCACCTGCGGAAGCTGGACCACATCAGCGAGAGTGTGGCAGTGCTGGAGATCTTCTCCAACATCTGGGGAGCAGGAGTCACGAGAGCCCAGCTATGGTACCAACAG GGCTTCCGGACCCTGGACGATATCCGCACCAAGGCTCCGCTGACCCGCCAGCAGGCCGTAGGGTTGAAGCACTACGAAGACTTCCTGGAGCGTATGCCGCGAGAGGAGGCTGCCGAAATAGAACAGACT GTGCGAGAAGCAGCCTGGTCGCTGAACCCCGGGCTGGTGTGTGTGGCGTGTGGCTCGTACCGACGGGGGAAGGCCACGTGCGGCGACGTGGACGTCCTGGTTACCCACCCTGACGGGCAGTCTCACCGCGGCGTCTTCGGCAAGCTGCTTGACAGCCTCCGGCGGAGCG GTTTCCTCACCGACGACCTGGTGAGCCAAGAAGACAGCAGCAACCAGAAGTACCTGGGCGTGTGCCGGCTgcctgggcagggccggcgccACCGGCGCCTCGACATCATCGTGGTGCCCCATGCCGAGTTCGCCTGCGCCCTCCTGTACTTCACCGGCTCGGCCTACTTCAACCGCTCCATGCGAGCGCTGGCCAAGACCAGGGGCATGAGCCTGTCGGAGCACGCACTCCACACGGCCGTGGTGCGCGCCCCTGGCGGCCGCAAGCTGGGGCCTGGCCTCGTCCTGCCCACCCCCACCGAGAGAGACGTCTTCACGCTGCTGGGGCTGCCGTACCGGGAGCCCACCGAGCGGGACTGGTGA